Proteins from a single region of Hordeum vulgare subsp. vulgare chromosome 6H, MorexV3_pseudomolecules_assembly, whole genome shotgun sequence:
- the LOC123402136 gene encoding 2-(3-amino-3-carboxypropyl)histidine synthase subunit 1 isoform X1 produces MDAGDPSTSLAVTAVDAPQSSAKKKPAPKRFIHTPIPASILNDPTLAAAATSLLPAAYNFELHKTAHRIRSSGARRAALQLPEGLLLFSLPISHLLGPFLAEDPSNDVLILADPTYGACCLGDRPAKALAADLLVHYGHSCLVPVTSSLLPVLYVFVEIRVDALRLAAAIRGAFPDPATAPRLALAGTVQFIAAVHAAREMLTRDGYRDILVPQAKPLSAGEILGCTAPTLKKAEGVAVVVFVADGRFHLEAFMIANPAVKAYRFDPFLGVLVLEEYDHVGMKQARKEAVLAARKAKSWGVVLGTLGRQGSLKVLDRVVEHLEEKGLEHTVVLMSELSPTRMELFGDSVDAWVQIACPRLSIDWGEGFKRPVLTTFEFDVALGYVSGWWEKGSGQNGGGPGGSGCCSGSGTCGNGDCSNGDCGGDDFGGEYPMDYYSQDGGDWNGCYMKKKPSTGERKPRVRIAGSNVQVEEKQ; encoded by the exons atggacgcCGGCGACCCCTCAACCTCGCTCGCCGTCACCGCGGTAGACGCGCCCCAGAGCAGCGCCAAGAAGAAGCCTGCCCCCAAGCGGTTCATCCACACCCCGATCCCGGCCTCCATCCTCAACGACcccaccctcgccgccgccgccacctcgctCCTCCCGGCCGCCTACAACTTCGAGCTCCACAAGACGGCGCACCGCATCCGCTCTTCCGGCGCGCGCCGCGCCGCGCTGCAGCTCCCGGAGGGCCTGCTCCTCTTCTCGCTGCCCATCTCCCACCTCCTCGGCCCCTTCCTCGCCGAGGACCCCTCCAACGACGTACTCATCCTCGCCGACCCCACCTACGGCGCCTGCTGCCTCGGCGACCGCCCCGCCAAGGCCCTCGCCGCCGACCTCCTCGTCCACTACGGCCACTCCTGCCTCGTCCCCGTCACATCATCGCTCCTCCCCGTGCTCTACGTCTTCGTCGAGATCCGCGTCGACGCGCTCCGCCTCGCCGCTGCCATCCGCGGCGCCTTCCCAGACCCCGCCACCGCGCCTCGCCTCGCCCTCGCCGGCACCGTGCAGTTCATCGCAGCGGTGCACGCCGCGCGGGAGATGCTAACGCGGGACGGCTACCGCGACATCCTCGTGCCGCAGGCGAAGCCGCTCTCCGCCGGCGAGATCCTCGGGTGCACCGCGCCCACGCTGAAGAAGGCGGAGGGGGTGGCCGTGGTGGTGTTCGTCGCAGACGGCAGGTTCCACCTCGAAGCCTTCATGATTGCCAACCCTGCGGTGAAGGCCTACCGGTTCGATCCCTTTCTTGGTGTGCTTGTGCTGGAGGAGTATGACCATGTTGGGATGAAGCAGGCGAGGAAGGAGGCGGTGCTGGCGGCGAGGAAGGCCAAGAGCTGGGGGGTTGTGCTCGGCACGCTAGGCCGGCAGGGGAGCTTAAAGGTTCTTGACCGGGTGGTAGAGCATCTGGAGGAGAAAGGGTTGGAGCACACGGTGGTGCTCATGTCGGAGCTCTCCCCGACAAGGATGGAGCTATTCGGGGATTCTGTGGATGCATGGGTGCAGATTGCGTGTCCTCGGTTGTCGATCGATTGGGGGGAGGGGTTCAAGAGGCCAGTGCTGACAACATTTGAGTTTGATGTTGCACTAGGGTATGTTTCTGGGTGGTGGGAGAAGGGGAGTGGGCAAAATGGCGGCGGTCCAGGTGGTAGTGGGTGCTGTTCAGGATCAGGAACTTGTGGAAATGGTGATTGTAGTAATGGTGATTGTGGTGGAGATGATTTTGGAGGGGAGTACCCTATGGATTACTATTCACAGGATGGGGGTGATTGGAATGGCTGCtacatgaagaagaagccctccaccggcGAGAGAAAGCCGCGAGTTCGAATTG CAGGCAGCAATGTCCAAGTCGAGGAGAAGCAGTGA
- the LOC123402138 gene encoding uncharacterized protein LOC123402138 isoform X2, protein MAAAVLRCPLLASPLPAAGAGAASCSGYSRPSRSLLRRRRCPSPLLAVSSDSSKPLASSSTGGGADPDEEPVLPLLQELADCLVLPPKFLSLLPRDLRLDLNDAAFDLSNGPVLNECGQEVGDLLLDLAKAWEMANTEASNNLAKQLPSMAPYLTASAKSAFGKRLASAGKKFQTMGQYGNGEFKKISETMIKIGKALSKRPVIQAEVQAMKEKRKLKFAGAEFELTAQNAYIGAAVGLVFGFFSWQLAQGVQSSPDDSQPLKVPLLLLGYTSTALSAAAAVGLVVLALQMNPEDKSD, encoded by the exons ATGGCCGCCGCCGTGCTCCGCTGCCCGCTGCTCGCCTCGCCACTTccggccgccggcgccggcgccgcctcCTGCTCCGGATACTCCCGCCCATCGCGCTCCCTTCTCCGGCGGCGAAGGTGCCCGAGTCCTCTGCTCGCCGTCTCCTCCGACTCCTCCAagcccctcgcctcctcctcgacCGGCGGCGGCGCCGACCCCGACGAGGAGCCCGTCCTGCCCCTCCTCCAGGAGCTCGCG GATTGCTTGGTGCTCCCGCCCAAATTCCTCTCCCTGCTGCCCCGTGACCTCCGGCTCGAT CTCAATGATGCGGCATTCGATCTCTCCAACGGGCCTGTTCTTAACGAG TGTGGCCAAGAGGTCGGTGATCTGCTGCTGGACCTGGCAAAAGCATGGGAGATGGCTAACACAGAAGCATCAAATAACCTTGCCAAGCAGCTGCCGTCGATGGCGCCCTACTTGACTGCCAGCGCTAAATCAG CATTTGGCAAGCGGCTGGCATCAGCTGGAAAGAAGTTTCAGACTATGGGACAGTATGGCAATGGAGAGTTCAAGAAG ATTTCTGAGACAATGATCAAGATCGGTAAGGCTCTGTCGAAACGCCCAGTGATTCAAGCTGAAGTACAGGCcatgaaagaaaaaagaaagctgAAG TTTGCAGGAGCTGAATTCGAATTGACAGCGCAAAATGCGTACATCGGTGCTGCAGTTGGACTGGTTTTCGG GTTTTTCTCCTGGCAGCTGGCCCAAGGCGTGCAAAGCAGTCCAGATGACAGCCAG CCGCTCAAGGTCCCACTGCTGCTTCTCGGCTATACTTCGACCGCCTTGTCCGCGGCCGCGGCAGTGGGGCTCGTGGTGCTGGCTCTGCAGATGAACCCCGAGGACAAATCGGACTAG
- the LOC123402137 gene encoding alcohol dehydrogenase class-3 has product MASSTQGQVITCKAAVAYEANKPLVVEDVQVAPPQAGEVRIKILSTALCHTDYYTWSGKDPEGLFPCILGHEAAGIVESVGEGVTDVQPGDHVIPCYQAECKDCKMCKSGKTNLCGKVRGATGVGVMMSDRKSRFSVNGKPIYHFMGTSTFSQYTVVHDVSVAKINPQAPLDKVCLLGCGVSTGLGAVWNTAKVEAGSVVAVFGLGTVGLAVAEGAKSAGASRIIGIDIDTKKFDVAKNFGVTEFVNPKDHDKPIQQVLVDLTDGGVDYSFECIGNVSIMRAALECCHKGWGTSVVVGVAASGQEISTRPFQLVTGRVWKGTAFGGFKSRSQVPWLVEKYMNKEIKVDEYITHNMSLTDINKAFDLLHEGGCLRCVLAMEH; this is encoded by the exons ATGGCGTCCTCCACCCAGGGCCAGGTCATCACCTGCAAAG CCGCGGTGGCGTACGAGGCGAACAAGCCGCTGGTGGTCGAGGACGTGCAGGTGGCGCCGCCGCAGGCCGGCGAGGTCCGCATCAAGATCCTCTCCACCGCCCTCTGCCACACCGACTACTACACCTGGAGCGGCAAG GATCCTGAGGGCCTCTTTCCTTGCATTCTCGGCCACGAGGCTGCTGG AATTGTTGAGAGTGTTGGCGAAGGAGTGACCGACGTGCAGCCCGGGGACCATGTCATTCCTTGCTACCAAGCGGAATGCAAGGACTGCAAGATGTGCAAGAGTGGGAAGACCAACCTCTGTGGCAAAGTTCGTGGCGCCACGGGGGTAGGGGTCATGATGAGCGACCGCAAGAGCCGCTTCTCGGTGAATGGGAAGCCCATTTACCATTTCATGGGGACGTCGACGTTCAGTCAGTACACTGTTGTGCATGACGTCAGTGTTGCAAAGATCAACCCGCAGGCGCCCCTTGATAAGGTCTGCCTGCTCGGCTGTGGTGTTTCTACTG GCCTTGGAGCAGTATGGAATACTGCAAAGGTTGAAGCAGGTtccgttgttgctgtttttgggctTGGCACAGTTGGGCTTGCA GTTGCTGAGGGGGCAAAATCAGCTGGCGCTTCTCGGATTATTGGCATTGACATTGATACCAAGAAGTTTGATGTTG CTAAGAACTTTGGAGTCACAGAGTTTGTGAACCCAAAAGACCATGACAAACCAATCCAGCAGGTCCTAGTTGACCTTACAGATGGTGGTGTGGATTACAGTTTTGAGTGCATCGGAAATGTTTCTATCATGAGGGCTGCACTCGAATGCTGCCACAAG GGCTGGGGTACCTCCGTTGTCGTTGGTGTAGCTGCGTCTGGCCAGGAGATTTCCACACGGCCATTCCAGCTCGTCACTGGCCGTGTCTGGAAGGGAACAGCTTTCGGTGGCTTCAAGAGCCGAAGCCAGGTTCCATGGCTCGTTGAGAAGTACATGAACAAG GAAATCAAGGTGGACGAGTACATCACCCACAACATGAGCCTTACCGACATCAACAAGGCATTTGACCTGCTGCATGAAGGCGGCTGCCTGCGGTGCGTGCTGGCGATGGAGCACTGA
- the LOC123402138 gene encoding uncharacterized protein LOC123402138 isoform X1: protein MAAAVLRCPLLASPLPAAGAGAASCSGYSRPSRSLLRRRRCPSPLLAVSSDSSKPLASSSTGGGADPDEEPVLPLLQELADCLVLPPKFLSLLPRDLRLDLNDAAFDLSNGPVLNECGQEVGDLLLDLAKAWEMANTEASNNLAKQLPSMAPYLTASAKSAFGKRLASAGKKFQTMGQYGNGEFKKISETMIKIGKALSKRPVIQAEVQAMKEKRKLKFAGAEFELTAQNAYIGAAVGLVFGFFSWQLAQGVQSSPDDSQFFFFFLMQPLKVPLLLLGYTSTALSAAAAVGLVVLALQMNPEDKSD, encoded by the exons ATGGCCGCCGCCGTGCTCCGCTGCCCGCTGCTCGCCTCGCCACTTccggccgccggcgccggcgccgcctcCTGCTCCGGATACTCCCGCCCATCGCGCTCCCTTCTCCGGCGGCGAAGGTGCCCGAGTCCTCTGCTCGCCGTCTCCTCCGACTCCTCCAagcccctcgcctcctcctcgacCGGCGGCGGCGCCGACCCCGACGAGGAGCCCGTCCTGCCCCTCCTCCAGGAGCTCGCG GATTGCTTGGTGCTCCCGCCCAAATTCCTCTCCCTGCTGCCCCGTGACCTCCGGCTCGAT CTCAATGATGCGGCATTCGATCTCTCCAACGGGCCTGTTCTTAACGAG TGTGGCCAAGAGGTCGGTGATCTGCTGCTGGACCTGGCAAAAGCATGGGAGATGGCTAACACAGAAGCATCAAATAACCTTGCCAAGCAGCTGCCGTCGATGGCGCCCTACTTGACTGCCAGCGCTAAATCAG CATTTGGCAAGCGGCTGGCATCAGCTGGAAAGAAGTTTCAGACTATGGGACAGTATGGCAATGGAGAGTTCAAGAAG ATTTCTGAGACAATGATCAAGATCGGTAAGGCTCTGTCGAAACGCCCAGTGATTCAAGCTGAAGTACAGGCcatgaaagaaaaaagaaagctgAAG TTTGCAGGAGCTGAATTCGAATTGACAGCGCAAAATGCGTACATCGGTGCTGCAGTTGGACTGGTTTTCGG GTTTTTCTCCTGGCAGCTGGCCCAAGGCGTGCAAAGCAGTCCAGATGACAGCCAG tttttctttttctttctgatgCAGCCGCTCAAGGTCCCACTGCTGCTTCTCGGCTATACTTCGACCGCCTTGTCCGCGGCCGCGGCAGTGGGGCTCGTGGTGCTGGCTCTGCAGATGAACCCCGAGGACAAATCGGACTAG
- the LOC123402136 gene encoding 2-(3-amino-3-carboxypropyl)histidine synthase subunit 1 isoform X2: MDAGDPSTSLAVTAVDAPQSSAKKKPAPKRFIHTPIPASILNDPTLAAAATSLLPAAYNFELHKTAHRIRSSGARRAALQLPEGLLLFSLPISHLLGPFLAEDPSNDVLILADPTYGACCLGDRPAKALAADLLVHYGHSCLVPVTSSLLPVLYVFVEIRVDALRLAAAIRGAFPDPATAPRLALAGTVQFIAAVHAAREMLTRDGYRDILVPQAKPLSAGEILGCTAPTLKKAEGVAVVVFVADGRFHLEAFMIANPAVKAYRFDPFLGVLVLEEYDHVGMKQARKEAVLAARKAKSWGVVLGTLGRQGSLKVLDRVVEHLEEKGLEHTVVLMSELSPTRMELFGDSVDAWVQIACPRLSIDWGEGFKRPVLTTFEFDVALGYVSGWWEKGSGQNGGGPGGSGCCSGSGTCGNGDCSNGDCGGDDFGGEYPMDYYSQDGGDWNGCYMKKKPSTGERKPRVRIGSNVQVEEKQ; this comes from the exons atggacgcCGGCGACCCCTCAACCTCGCTCGCCGTCACCGCGGTAGACGCGCCCCAGAGCAGCGCCAAGAAGAAGCCTGCCCCCAAGCGGTTCATCCACACCCCGATCCCGGCCTCCATCCTCAACGACcccaccctcgccgccgccgccacctcgctCCTCCCGGCCGCCTACAACTTCGAGCTCCACAAGACGGCGCACCGCATCCGCTCTTCCGGCGCGCGCCGCGCCGCGCTGCAGCTCCCGGAGGGCCTGCTCCTCTTCTCGCTGCCCATCTCCCACCTCCTCGGCCCCTTCCTCGCCGAGGACCCCTCCAACGACGTACTCATCCTCGCCGACCCCACCTACGGCGCCTGCTGCCTCGGCGACCGCCCCGCCAAGGCCCTCGCCGCCGACCTCCTCGTCCACTACGGCCACTCCTGCCTCGTCCCCGTCACATCATCGCTCCTCCCCGTGCTCTACGTCTTCGTCGAGATCCGCGTCGACGCGCTCCGCCTCGCCGCTGCCATCCGCGGCGCCTTCCCAGACCCCGCCACCGCGCCTCGCCTCGCCCTCGCCGGCACCGTGCAGTTCATCGCAGCGGTGCACGCCGCGCGGGAGATGCTAACGCGGGACGGCTACCGCGACATCCTCGTGCCGCAGGCGAAGCCGCTCTCCGCCGGCGAGATCCTCGGGTGCACCGCGCCCACGCTGAAGAAGGCGGAGGGGGTGGCCGTGGTGGTGTTCGTCGCAGACGGCAGGTTCCACCTCGAAGCCTTCATGATTGCCAACCCTGCGGTGAAGGCCTACCGGTTCGATCCCTTTCTTGGTGTGCTTGTGCTGGAGGAGTATGACCATGTTGGGATGAAGCAGGCGAGGAAGGAGGCGGTGCTGGCGGCGAGGAAGGCCAAGAGCTGGGGGGTTGTGCTCGGCACGCTAGGCCGGCAGGGGAGCTTAAAGGTTCTTGACCGGGTGGTAGAGCATCTGGAGGAGAAAGGGTTGGAGCACACGGTGGTGCTCATGTCGGAGCTCTCCCCGACAAGGATGGAGCTATTCGGGGATTCTGTGGATGCATGGGTGCAGATTGCGTGTCCTCGGTTGTCGATCGATTGGGGGGAGGGGTTCAAGAGGCCAGTGCTGACAACATTTGAGTTTGATGTTGCACTAGGGTATGTTTCTGGGTGGTGGGAGAAGGGGAGTGGGCAAAATGGCGGCGGTCCAGGTGGTAGTGGGTGCTGTTCAGGATCAGGAACTTGTGGAAATGGTGATTGTAGTAATGGTGATTGTGGTGGAGATGATTTTGGAGGGGAGTACCCTATGGATTACTATTCACAGGATGGGGGTGATTGGAATGGCTGCtacatgaagaagaagccctccaccggcGAGAGAAAGCCGCGAGTTCGAATTG GCAGCAATGTCCAAGTCGAGGAGAAGCAGTGA